One stretch of Caldinitratiruptor microaerophilus DNA includes these proteins:
- a CDS encoding UPF0175 family protein, with the protein MKSVTKSIRLSSAEAQRLAQIARLEAVPEAALLKKWVLAGMQEQALDRAILLYTKRQVSLGEAAQIAGIPYMAMVAELERRGIALMDGSEAEILEGFEKLAEEFELPALHRSDPRTPRPVSG; encoded by the coding sequence ATGAAGAGCGTGACCAAAAGCATCCGTCTGTCGTCAGCGGAGGCCCAGCGCCTCGCTCAGATCGCACGGCTCGAGGCCGTGCCCGAGGCAGCTTTACTGAAAAAGTGGGTGCTGGCCGGCATGCAGGAGCAGGCTCTGGACAGGGCGATTCTCCTCTATACGAAGAGGCAAGTGAGTCTTGGCGAGGCCGCGCAAATTGCCGGTATCCCTTACATGGCCATGGTGGCCGAACTGGAGCGACGCGGCATCGCGCTCATGGACGGATCGGAGGCCGAAATCCTCGAAGGCTTCGAGAAGCTGGCGGAGGAGTTCGAACTGCCGGCGCTGCATCGCTCCGATCCCCGCACTCCACGACCCGTCTCCGGCTAA
- a CDS encoding methyl-accepting chemotaxis protein: MKIGTKILAGFLGLVVLLVAVAVTGYLSLVTVEADMVDLTDHVDEAIIQARQLESATLDQIRAVMSYLVTGENRFAREFQDATQAAGAAAARLREVVKTSEARQILDEIDSARAEYQQAAQSVFARDYGEAEKVELVTTTLRGPRVRLTGAIARLIEIEQAIATEERQRATQTADRARAALVGASVIAAVLGVALAAVLAGAISRPVTAVAQAAARLAAGDLTADHVDVRSRDEIGAMARAFNEMVGNLRNLIGRITAATTSVLAAAEQLSTAADQSARSAQSTAEAVGQVASGTQEQARTLGEVGQTVGQLQQTIQQIAAGAQQTAGEVQKAAETLAQAIRALEAMAADAERVARGAASAKDGAREAARVVGETVGGMERVRLAVGEAAQRMRHLEQLSNQVGEITRVISEIAEQTNLLALNAAIEAARAGEQGRGFAVVADEVRRLAERSAASAGEIAQLVQNIQASTAEVARSLEAARSEAEGSGRRAAESGQALQSILDTVDRITQNVEEIARQVGRTQADAQGVVKAFEVVAAVTEQNTAATEEMAAGATQVTRSVERVGSISEQNAAASQEVSAAVEELSASAEEVAASAQSLMKIARELQQEVARFTV, translated from the coding sequence GTGAAGATCGGCACGAAGATCCTGGCAGGTTTCCTGGGCCTGGTCGTCCTCCTCGTCGCGGTGGCAGTGACCGGGTACCTGAGCCTGGTCACCGTGGAGGCGGACATGGTCGACCTGACAGACCACGTCGACGAGGCGATCATCCAGGCCCGCCAGCTGGAATCGGCCACGCTGGACCAGATCCGCGCGGTGATGAGCTACCTCGTGACCGGCGAGAACCGGTTCGCCCGGGAGTTCCAGGATGCCACGCAGGCGGCGGGGGCGGCGGCCGCGCGCCTTCGCGAAGTGGTGAAGACGTCCGAGGCCAGGCAGATCCTGGATGAGATCGACTCGGCCCGGGCCGAGTACCAGCAGGCGGCCCAGTCGGTCTTCGCACGCGATTACGGCGAGGCGGAGAAGGTCGAGCTCGTCACCACCACCCTGCGGGGCCCCCGCGTCCGCCTGACCGGCGCGATCGCCCGGCTGATCGAGATCGAGCAGGCGATCGCGACCGAGGAGCGGCAGCGGGCGACGCAGACGGCCGACCGGGCCCGGGCGGCCCTGGTCGGCGCCTCGGTGATCGCCGCCGTTCTCGGCGTGGCCCTGGCCGCCGTTCTGGCCGGTGCCATCTCGCGCCCCGTGACGGCGGTGGCGCAGGCGGCGGCACGACTGGCAGCGGGCGACCTCACGGCGGACCATGTCGACGTCCGCTCCCGCGACGAGATCGGCGCGATGGCCCGGGCGTTCAACGAGATGGTCGGCAACCTGCGCAACCTCATCGGCCGCATCACCGCGGCCACCACCTCCGTGCTGGCGGCCGCGGAGCAGCTGTCGACGGCCGCCGACCAGTCCGCCCGCTCCGCGCAGTCGACGGCCGAGGCGGTCGGCCAGGTGGCGTCCGGTACCCAGGAGCAGGCGCGCACCCTGGGCGAGGTGGGGCAGACGGTCGGCCAGCTGCAGCAGACGATCCAGCAGATCGCCGCGGGGGCGCAGCAGACGGCCGGCGAGGTGCAGAAGGCCGCCGAGACCCTCGCGCAGGCCATCCGTGCCCTGGAGGCCATGGCCGCCGACGCGGAGCGCGTGGCCCGGGGCGCCGCCTCCGCCAAGGACGGCGCCCGGGAGGCCGCCCGGGTCGTGGGCGAGACCGTCGGCGGCATGGAGCGCGTCCGCCTCGCCGTGGGGGAGGCAGCCCAGCGGATGCGCCACCTCGAGCAGCTCTCGAATCAGGTGGGCGAGATCACCCGGGTCATCTCCGAGATCGCCGAGCAGACCAACCTCCTGGCCCTCAACGCCGCGATCGAGGCGGCCCGGGCCGGCGAGCAGGGCCGCGGCTTCGCCGTGGTGGCCGACGAGGTCCGCCGGCTGGCCGAACGGTCGGCCGCCTCGGCCGGGGAGATCGCCCAGCTCGTGCAGAACATCCAGGCCAGCACGGCCGAGGTCGCCCGGTCCCTGGAGGCCGCCCGGTCCGAGGCCGAGGGCAGCGGCCGGCGGGCCGCCGAGTCGGGCCAGGCGCTCCAGTCGATCCTGGACACGGTCGACCGGATCACCCAGAACGTCGAGGAGATCGCCCGGCAGGTCGGGCGAACCCAGGCGGACGCCCAGGGGGTCGTGAAGGCCTTCGAGGTCGTCGCCGCCGTCACCGAGCAGAACACGGCCGCCACGGAGGAGATGGCGGCCGGGGCCACGCAGGTGACCCGGTCGGTGGAGCGCGTGGGCTCCATCTCCGAGCAGAACGCCGCCGCCAGCCAGGAGGTCTCCGCCGCCGTCGAGGAGCTCAGCGCGTCGGCGGAGGAGGTCGCCGCCTCCGCGCAGAGCCTCATGAAGATCGCCCGGGAGCTGCAGCAGGAGGTTGCCCGGTTCACCGTGTAG
- a CDS encoding ImmA/IrrE family metallo-endopeptidase: MTRLNPQTLAGKARQRLGVGPDLPLCNLFTLLRQDGLHVIRYPFSFEGSTAAVLCRKGKEFFAAIDSAKALENQYFSAAHEFGHYLAHQDRLYFACGSVEPGSPESNELEWFANAFAAELLLPRTAAEAWLERNALNPSAPSLHEVVRLQQTYCLSYSAALYRLANLGIIRREQRDEWLAESPSALARRWGLPGSLYVPDYATDIPPDYVARWVDAYEAGKVSFKRLRLALERVKVSAESLQLRHPVAVDDVI; this comes from the coding sequence ATGACACGCCTCAACCCCCAGACCCTCGCGGGGAAGGCCAGGCAGCGGTTGGGCGTAGGGCCCGATCTGCCGTTGTGCAACCTCTTTACGCTCCTTCGTCAGGACGGGTTGCACGTCATCCGGTATCCCTTCTCGTTCGAGGGGTCCACGGCCGCCGTTCTCTGCCGCAAGGGGAAGGAATTCTTCGCGGCGATTGACTCCGCCAAGGCCCTGGAAAATCAGTACTTCTCTGCCGCTCACGAGTTCGGCCACTACCTGGCCCACCAGGACCGCCTGTACTTCGCCTGCGGGTCCGTTGAACCCGGCTCGCCGGAGAGCAACGAACTCGAATGGTTTGCCAATGCATTTGCTGCCGAGTTGCTGCTTCCACGAACGGCGGCCGAAGCATGGCTCGAGCGCAACGCCCTCAACCCCAGCGCCCCCTCGCTTCATGAGGTCGTGCGGTTGCAACAAACCTACTGCCTCAGTTACTCGGCTGCCCTGTACCGCCTGGCAAATCTCGGCATCATCCGCCGGGAGCAGCGGGACGAATGGCTCGCAGAATCGCCATCCGCCCTGGCCAGGCGGTGGGGACTCCCGGGTAGTCTGTACGTTCCGGACTACGCTACCGATATCCCACCCGATTATGTTGCTCGCTGGGTGGACGCTTACGAAGCCGGTAAAGTGAGCTTCAAGCGTCTTCGTCTGGCACTGGAACGGGTGAAGGTTTCGGCCGAGTCGCTCCAGTTGAGGCACCCGGTGGCGGTCGACGATGTCATCTAA
- a CDS encoding helix-turn-helix domain-containing protein codes for MQDGPHGSSIEEETTWRRIGQRLRAVREQLNKTQDAVAEYLGVTRPVVSNLENGKRPVSLAELMRLAMLYGYPVQYFLGNDGSAEDGVVALFRSRDLTDTDREKLAWLHGFLEDYLFIRRLWGGESG; via the coding sequence ATGCAGGACGGTCCACATGGCTCCTCCATCGAAGAAGAGACCACCTGGCGCAGGATCGGACAGCGCCTACGCGCCGTGCGTGAGCAACTGAACAAGACTCAGGACGCCGTGGCGGAGTACCTGGGTGTCACGAGGCCCGTGGTCTCCAACCTGGAGAACGGGAAGCGGCCGGTCTCGCTGGCGGAGCTCATGAGGCTCGCCATGCTGTACGGGTATCCGGTGCAATACTTTCTGGGGAACGACGGTTCGGCAGAAGACGGCGTGGTCGCGTTGTTCCGGTCGAGAGACCTTACGGACACCGATCGGGAGAAGCTGGCCTGGCTTCACGGGTTTCTTGAGGATTACTTGTTCATCCGGAGGCTCTGGGGCGGTGAGAGCGGATGA
- a CDS encoding 2-hydroxyacid dehydrogenase, giving the protein MARPQVYITRKIPREAVDIIAAACDYRMWEKEDEAVPAEVLDAEIAGVDGVLTLLTEKWDAARLARAPRLRVLANMAVGYDNIRIPDCTARGVLVTNTPGVLTETTADLTWALLMATARRIPEAERVLRAGQWKTWSPMMLTGQDVFGRTLGIVGLGRIGQAVARRARGFAMRILYHNRRRDPAAEAELGAEYRPLPDLLREADFVVVLVPLSPETRGLIGARELALMKPTAVLVNAARGGIVDEAALYDALKHRRIWAAGLDVWEQEPVPLDHPLLTLDNVVALPHIGSASIATRTRMATLAAENLVAALTGRRPPTPVNPEAWGLDRPEHPAGK; this is encoded by the coding sequence GTGGCGCGACCGCAGGTCTACATCACCCGCAAGATCCCCCGGGAGGCCGTCGACATCATCGCCGCCGCCTGCGACTACCGGATGTGGGAGAAGGAAGACGAGGCCGTACCGGCGGAGGTGCTCGACGCCGAGATCGCCGGGGTCGACGGCGTCCTCACCCTGCTCACCGAGAAGTGGGACGCGGCCCGGCTGGCCCGGGCGCCCCGGCTCCGGGTCCTGGCCAACATGGCGGTGGGGTACGACAACATCCGGATCCCGGACTGCACCGCCCGGGGGGTGCTCGTGACCAACACCCCCGGCGTCCTGACCGAGACCACCGCCGACCTGACCTGGGCGCTCCTCATGGCCACCGCCCGCCGGATCCCGGAAGCCGAGCGCGTGCTGCGCGCCGGGCAGTGGAAGACCTGGTCGCCGATGATGCTCACCGGCCAGGACGTGTTCGGCCGGACGCTCGGCATCGTGGGCCTGGGGCGCATCGGGCAGGCCGTGGCCCGGCGGGCCCGGGGGTTCGCCATGCGCATCCTCTACCACAACCGCCGCCGCGACCCGGCGGCCGAGGCCGAACTCGGTGCCGAGTACCGGCCGCTGCCGGACCTCCTGCGGGAGGCCGACTTCGTGGTCGTCCTCGTGCCGCTGTCGCCGGAGACGCGGGGGCTGATCGGCGCCAGGGAGCTCGCCCTCATGAAGCCCACCGCGGTGCTGGTGAACGCCGCCCGGGGCGGAATCGTCGACGAGGCGGCCCTCTACGACGCCCTCAAGCACCGCCGGATCTGGGCCGCAGGGCTGGACGTGTGGGAGCAGGAGCCCGTGCCACTCGACCACCCGCTCCTGACGCTTGACAACGTCGTGGCTCTGCCGCACATCGGCAGCGCCAGCATCGCGACCCGCACCCGCATGGCGACGCTGGCCGCGGAGAACCTCGTCGCCGCCCTCACAGGCCGCCGGCCGCCGACGCCCGTGAACCCGGAGGCGTGGGGGCTCGACCGGCCGGAGCACCCGGCTGGCAAGTAG
- a CDS encoding DHA2 family efflux MFS transporter permease subunit: MAERRGGAWGVAVLAAMIGAFMVILDSTIVNVALPTMMRELGAATDEIEWVLTIYMLVLGVVVPMSGWLGDFLGYRRLYVLSLLVFVAGSALCGLAWSTGAMVAFRAVQAAGGGMIMPVTMAMIYRLVPRERIGSAMGTFGLAMLVAPAIGPTLGGYLVEYVSWRWIFTINVPVGIAGVALSLLFIPEFEQVAAGRFDGWGALTAGAGLFFLLYALAEGPAAGWTAGPILAMLALAFVSLAIFVWHELRTPEPLLDLRLFTYPTFTLGNLHIALITTGLFAALFYLPVFLQDVRGIGALDTGLLLLPPAVASAVMMPVAGRLYDWAGPRALVPAGTLLLAASTYLFHRLALDTPLGAIVWWSVLRSAGMGLTMMPAQTAALSVVPTEKIGRASAITNIVNRVSASFGIALLTNLLQGRVAVWRGRLAASGAGAPAPVALGREAFTRALDDVFLVMALLMLLAVIPAVGLRKGDGGRRAPAHLAAD, translated from the coding sequence ATGGCGGAGCGGCGCGGCGGGGCGTGGGGGGTCGCCGTCCTGGCGGCGATGATCGGCGCCTTCATGGTGATCCTCGACAGCACGATCGTGAACGTGGCCCTGCCGACGATGATGCGCGAGTTAGGCGCCGCCACCGACGAGATCGAGTGGGTGCTGACGATCTACATGCTGGTGCTCGGCGTCGTCGTGCCGATGTCGGGCTGGCTGGGCGACTTTCTCGGGTACCGGCGCCTCTACGTGCTCTCACTGTTGGTGTTCGTGGCCGGGTCGGCGCTGTGCGGGCTGGCCTGGAGCACCGGCGCCATGGTGGCGTTCCGGGCGGTCCAGGCCGCCGGCGGCGGCATGATCATGCCGGTCACCATGGCGATGATCTACCGCCTCGTGCCGCGGGAGCGGATCGGCTCGGCGATGGGCACCTTCGGGCTGGCGATGCTGGTGGCGCCGGCAATCGGCCCGACGCTGGGCGGATACCTCGTCGAGTACGTGAGCTGGCGCTGGATCTTCACGATCAACGTCCCGGTGGGCATCGCAGGGGTGGCGCTCTCGCTCCTCTTCATCCCGGAGTTCGAACAGGTAGCCGCCGGGCGGTTCGACGGGTGGGGCGCCCTCACGGCGGGCGCGGGGCTGTTCTTCCTGCTCTACGCGCTGGCGGAGGGGCCGGCGGCGGGGTGGACGGCGGGGCCGATCCTGGCCATGCTCGCCCTCGCCTTCGTCTCCCTGGCGATCTTCGTGTGGCACGAGCTGCGCACGCCGGAGCCGCTCCTCGACCTGCGGCTCTTCACGTACCCGACCTTCACCCTCGGGAACCTTCACATCGCCCTGATCACCACGGGACTCTTTGCGGCCCTCTTCTACCTGCCGGTGTTCCTTCAGGACGTCCGGGGGATCGGCGCCCTCGACACCGGACTGCTGCTCCTGCCGCCTGCCGTCGCCTCGGCGGTGATGATGCCGGTGGCGGGGCGGCTCTACGACTGGGCCGGCCCCCGGGCGCTGGTGCCGGCCGGGACCCTCCTCCTGGCGGCGAGCACGTACCTCTTCCACCGGCTGGCGCTCGATACGCCGCTGGGGGCGATCGTGTGGTGGAGCGTGCTGCGGTCGGCCGGCATGGGCCTGACGATGATGCCGGCGCAGACCGCCGCGCTGTCGGTGGTGCCCACGGAGAAGATCGGCCGGGCCTCGGCCATCACGAACATCGTCAACCGGGTATCCGCCTCGTTCGGTATCGCGCTGCTGACGAACCTGCTGCAGGGGCGGGTCGCCGTGTGGCGGGGCCGGCTGGCGGCGAGCGGGGCGGGCGCGCCGGCCCCGGTCGCCCTGGGCCGGGAGGCGTTCACGCGGGCGCTCGACGACGTCTTCCTGGTCATGGCCCTCCTGATGCTCCTCGCCGTCATCCCGGCCGTGGGCTTGCGCAAGGGGGACGGCGGGCGCCGCGCCCCGGCCCACCTGGCGGCGGACTGA